The sequence TGGTGGATAGTGAAACTATGTATTCAACAAAGCATGGTTTAACAAACATTGAAATCAATATACTACAAATGTTGGCAGATGATCAAACGAGTGTACAAATTAGCGAACGGCTAAAGATAAGCAAACGAACAGTGGAACGTCACCTTTCTTCTATTTTCGAAAAATTAGGGGTTTCGTCACGAACAGGAGCGGTTGCCGAAGCGCTGCGGTTACAACTCATAAAATGAAAGGTGCTAGTCGAAAAATCTAACTAGCACCTTTCATATTTACACCCGCGAATACATCGACCGTACCCCTGTCGCCGCTTCAATCGCTTGTTCTAAGTCTTCGATTAAATCATCGACATTTTCAATTCCGACCGATAAACGAATCATATCTTCTGTCACACCGGATGCTTTTAAGTCCTCTCCACTTAATTGTTGATGCGTTGTACTTGCAGGATGAATAATTAAACTTTTTGCATCGCCAACGTTGGCAACATGCGACCAAAGCTTAACGTTGTTAATTAACGTAGCCCCTGCTTCACGGCCACCTTGAATGCCGAAGACAACGACTGCTCCTGCCCCTTTTGGCATATATTTTTTCGCTAGCTCTTTTGCTGGATGATTGTCATGTTCAGGGTACAACACCCAATTAACTGCTGGATGGTTGTCCAAATACTCGACGATTTTTCTCGTATTGGCAATATGCTCTTTCATGCGGACATGCAACGTCTCCAGCCCTAAATTAAACTGGAAGGCGTTGAACGGGCTAATCGCCGGTCCTAAGTCACGTAACAACTGCACGCGTGCTTTGACGATATACGCCGCCGCACCGATGTCTGCGTATACGAGATTATGGTAACTTGGATCTGGCGCCGTAAACGCTGGAAACTTCGGCGAATGCCAATCAAATTTTCCACCATCGACAATGATACCACCTAACGTCGTTCCGTTACCAAGCAACCATTTCGTTGCCGAATGAATAACAATATCCGCTCCGTGTTCGATTGGCCGGCAAAGGTATGGCGTCGCAAACGTGTTGTCAATAATCAACGGAATGCCTGCTTCATGCGCAATTTCCGCAACTGCCTCAATGTCTAACACATGCAGGCTTGGGTTGCCAATTGTTTCAGCAAAAATCGCTTTCGTTTTTGGTGTAATTGCCGCACGGAAATTTTCTGGATCAGACGGATCGACAAAATGTGTTGTAATGCCGTATTTCGGCAACGTATTCGCAAACAAATTGTACGTTCCTCCATATAACGTCGAAGCAGAAACAATATCATCTCCCGCTTGAGCGACGTTTAATATTGCCATCGTAATAGCAGCCATGCCGCTCGCTACCGCTAAAGCACCAATGCCCCCTTCAAGTTGAGCGACACGCTCTTCAAACACCGTTACCGTCGGATTATGAATGCGCGTATAAATGTACCCAGCTTCCTTTAACGCAAACAAATTGGCCGCATGCTCTGTGTTATCAAACAAATACGCATTCGATTGATAAATTGGCACTGCACGCGCTTTCGTTACTGGATCCGTTTGCAAGCCACCGTGCACAGCAATCGTTTCAAATTTCATCGTTTCTCCCCCACATGTAATAATTTGTGAATATTTAGAATTTTAACACGATACATATTGCTCGTCAACGAACAACATCATACGGCTTGGCAAGGAAAAAGATCGACTCTAACAATAAAATGTGACGAAACGATGCTGTGACGGACAATTCGTTTAATCGCAGTTGTTGCTGTAGTTTTAAAGACCCTTGCAATAGCGACATAATTGCCTGTGCCGAACCACGAATCGTAATGACTCGCTCGCCATCTACCTCTTCTACGCGACGAATCCCTTCTTTCGATATGCATAATAATACTTCTCGACTCTCCCATTGTAGTTGAATATATAAACAATCACTCGGCAAAATCGGCGCTAACATGTTCATTTAACCGCCCCCGTTCCATATTTCTCAATATCCATTGTTTCCATATAAATGCGAGTAGTTCCTGCTATAAACGCTCGACAAATGTCTCGTTTCCTCGTCAATTTCCCAAGAAATATGTCGAAAGCTGGCTTTATTCAGCCAGCTTTCGCAACGTTTCGTATAAATATGGAACAGAATGAAAAGCATATATTTTTTGTACAAGTTTATCATGTTGAAAAATAAATAAACACGGAACGCTTTCGATGCACCACTCAACCGCTTTGTCCGGCACGTAGTTTAAATCTTGACGTTCAAATGTAACAGATGGCAATAACTGCTCAAGTACATCAACCATACGACTTGCCACTTGACATGTTCCACATAATGGCGTGTACATATAGACAACTTTCACAACGATCACGAAACCTACGCAAGGAAGCCCCTGCCTTTAGGCACGGGGAGGAATTGCACCTTACGCAAGTTCCGCCACCCCCTTTCCATAAGCATATCCGTCAAATCGCTGAATGACTTGGACATATCTATAATTTATTCCTTGTGCGATACGCTTTCCGTCCTTGCCTTTAATATCGAAACTTCCAGTCTTTCTACATGCGACTTCGCCAAACCAAACGCCTTGATATTTCCCTCTTGGGACAACAGCCTTAACCATGTCCCCTGTTTGAAAACCAAAGAAGAATTTTTGTCTTGCAAGATAACCTCTTGGGAAGCCATATCTATCTAGGTTTGTACGAGAGCGACTACCACGCCCTTTTGCCTTGATAAATAACACTTCTTTTGTTTTGAAATATAAGTGATTTGTTGTGCTTTCGCCTACACAACAAGCGTCAAAATAATGTGTTTTCGGCAAGTCTAAACGAATACGATTCATTTTTGTTCGTGCACCTGTTCCACACTCGACATCTAATCCTGTCTGCTTTAACACTTCATACACTTTCCATCTTGTCGAGTTGATAGCACTTGTATCCTTTAATGATTCTTTGACTTGCTTTTGAATGTGCGGATACCCGAATTCTTCTGCTGTCTTACTTCCTTTGCGCTGATTACAGTCATGACAGGCAAGACATAGGTTATCCACTCGGTCTGTTCCACCTCTCGATTTTGGAATGATATGCTCTACTTCAAGTGGAACATTTTCTTTTCCGCAATAACAACACTTCCGCCCAAACTTTTCAAGCAAATACTCCCGTACTTCATATCCTTGTAGCGTGCCTTGTTGATACTCTACACCATTGATTTCAGGATTTCGCATGAGTTGCGTGTCGAATTTGGCATTTTCGTATGATATATACCCAATGGGGCATAATTTCTTTAGGCGGTTAACCCATGTTTGGATATTTTGCACACGACTCTCTAGTGATGACGGCAACCACCCCTCCTTTCGCTTGCGGTTCAGAAAGCGTGGTTTTCTGTATCTTGTTTTTCGATTTCGTCTTGCTCGACGAAAAGCACGCCTTTTATCTATTCTTTCCTTGATGTCTGTGCGATGGTCAAGTTGCCCTAACCATACCACTTCTTGTCCTCGCAAAATCGCTAATCCTGTATGCCTGCTTCCATAGTCGATTTTTAGCCGATATGTTGCTTTAATTTCTGATTCGTCTACTGATTTTTTCAAAATGATGGTAAATGGAAATCGCCTGTAAATCGCCGCCTTCCCTTGTTTCAACAGCTTTCTTGCAACTGCTTCGTGACAAGGAGCAAGCGGACGTTTGTTTGTGTCTAACACAAAAACCATAGGGTTCTCCCCTTTCCTCTGCATAAAGCAGGTCATATTCTCCTCGACCATGTTATAGATGCTTGTTATGTGCAAGACACTAGCGCTACCCACCACGCTTGTTTAACCTTGCACGACAGAGGAACGGGCTGGAGAAGCACCCGAACGTGTCATGACATCTATAACGTAGGCTCTGTTTCAAGCCTTGGTCTGGTCAACATGGGGCTTACAAGCCCATGACTTTAGTCATTGGGTTGTTGACACAACTTTCTATAAATATTGTGCGTGTACATCGATATTTGCACTTAATAACACGACCGCAATATGATGCTTCGGAGCTGCTGCGACTTCACGATACATTTTATCAATATATAAGTGCTCAGCATGCGGAAACTCTCGACGGAGTTGACGACGTAATTTCTCCCCCGCTTCATCGGAATCGACTAAAATGTACACTTCTTTATCGTACAAAGCATCGATTAATTCATCAAGTTTGGCGGTGCCAAGCGTTCCGTTTGTACATATAATTTCAACTGGCTCACTAATGATGCTTTCGACTTTTCGTTTATCTGAGCGCCCTTCGACAATAATCACTTTTTCTACCTCAACAATCGCCATCGTCATCACCTTGTACATTCATTTATGTATATTATATTCGTGATCGTACACTTTTTCTCCTTTTATTCAATACAAAAGGACAGCGATGGCGCTGTCCTTAACACCAACCACCTTCTATGTCACAATCGACATATTTCATATTTGG comes from Anoxybacillus flavithermus and encodes:
- a CDS encoding O-acetylhomoserine aminocarboxypropyltransferase/cysteine synthase family protein; this translates as MKFETIAVHGGLQTDPVTKARAVPIYQSNAYLFDNTEHAANLFALKEAGYIYTRIHNPTVTVFEERVAQLEGGIGALAVASGMAAITMAILNVAQAGDDIVSASTLYGGTYNLFANTLPKYGITTHFVDPSDPENFRAAITPKTKAIFAETIGNPSLHVLDIEAVAEIAHEAGIPLIIDNTFATPYLCRPIEHGADIVIHSATKWLLGNGTTLGGIIVDGGKFDWHSPKFPAFTAPDPSYHNLVYADIGAAAYIVKARVQLLRDLGPAISPFNAFQFNLGLETLHVRMKEHIANTRKIVEYLDNHPAVNWVLYPEHDNHPAKELAKKYMPKGAGAVVVFGIQGGREAGATLINNVKLWSHVANVGDAKSLIIHPASTTHQQLSGEDLKASGVTEDMIRLSVGIENVDDLIEDLEQAIEAATGVRSMYSRV
- the iscB gene encoding RNA-guided endonuclease IscB, which gives rise to MVFVLDTNKRPLAPCHEAVARKLLKQGKAAIYRRFPFTIILKKSVDESEIKATYRLKIDYGSRHTGLAILRGQEVVWLGQLDHRTDIKERIDKRRAFRRARRNRKTRYRKPRFLNRKRKEGWLPSSLESRVQNIQTWVNRLKKLCPIGYISYENAKFDTQLMRNPEINGVEYQQGTLQGYEVREYLLEKFGRKCCYCGKENVPLEVEHIIPKSRGGTDRVDNLCLACHDCNQRKGSKTAEEFGYPHIQKQVKESLKDTSAINSTRWKVYEVLKQTGLDVECGTGARTKMNRIRLDLPKTHYFDACCVGESTTNHLYFKTKEVLFIKAKGRGSRSRTNLDRYGFPRGYLARQKFFFGFQTGDMVKAVVPRGKYQGVWFGEVACRKTGSFDIKGKDGKRIAQGINYRYVQVIQRFDGYAYGKGVAELA
- a CDS encoding toprim domain-containing protein, which encodes MAIVEVEKVIIVEGRSDKRKVESIISEPVEIICTNGTLGTAKLDELIDALYDKEVYILVDSDEAGEKLRRQLRREFPHAEHLYIDKMYREVAAAPKHHIAVVLLSANIDVHAQYL
- a CDS encoding thioredoxin family protein translates to MIVVKVVYMYTPLCGTCQVASRMVDVLEQLLPSVTFERQDLNYVPDKAVEWCIESVPCLFIFQHDKLVQKIYAFHSVPYLYETLRKLAE